GGCGCATTTCGGCGTCACCGGCGAAGACCTCGTGCGCGAGGAAATCGCCGATCCCGACAGCAAGGTGGAGTTGCTGGCCCCGCTCGGATTTGGCCACGCCAATGTGGTCGTCGCCGCGCCGCAGGCGTGGATCGACGTGCGGACGATGGCGGACCTCGCCGACGTCGCCGACGGCTTCCGCGCGCGCCACGGACGCGGCCTGCGCGTCGCCACCAAATATGTGAACACGACGCGCCGCTTCTTTGCGCAGAATGGCGTCAGCGATTATCGCATCGTCGAAAGCTCCGGCGCCACGGAAGGCGCGCCGGCGGCCGGTTCGGCCGATCTCATCGTCGACATCACCACGACCGGCGCGACCCTCGCGGCCAATGCGCTGAAGGTGCTCGACGATGGCGTGATCCTGCGCTCGCAGGCCAATCTCGTCGCCTCGCTCACCGCGCCCTGGAGCGAAACCGCGCGCGAAGCCGCCCGCGTCATCCTCTCGCGCATCGCGGCGGAGGAAGCCGCCCGCACCACGCGCGACGTGCGCGCGACCCTGCCCCTCGACGACGCGGCGCTCGGCGAGGCGCTGGCGACGTTCGGCGCGACGCTGCGCGAGCGGCACGGCGAGACGGTGACTTTCGCCTGCCCGACGAAGCAGGTCGCCGCGCTCGCCGACTGGCTGATCGGCAACGGCGCGCGAAGCGTGACGAGCGCAAAGCTGGATTATGTCTTCCACGCCGGCAATGCGCTGTGGACGCGGCTCGCCGGCAGGATCAGATAGGCCCCCGCCCCGGCGCTCACCGCGTCTCGATGCGGCGTTCAGATGCGGATCATCGCGGCCATTTCCCCGTCGGACGGCGCCGGCGTCGCTGACCGATCCTCGCTCTCACCGGAAAGCATCTCGCTCCAGTCCCGAGCGACGTCGGCGAAGGTCTCGATTGTCCGCGCAAACTGCGCGCCTGTTTTGCCCCGCCAGTGGAACGCCTGGGTGAGAACGACATTAGGCGGATTGTCGTTCGAGAGGGCCAGGGTGGCGCCCGAGGTTCCTTCCCAGAAAAGATTGGCCGCCAGCAGATCACGATAGATGTCGAGGTCTGGAGCCGGCGCGCCGAGAAGGGCGTAGAAAAAGAAAACGTCCTCCCCGGGACGGTATTGCAGATTGACGATCGTCCGCGCGCCGAAACGGAGCGCGCCGCCGCCCTCCTCGTCGAGACTCAGATCGCCGACCGCGAAATACTGCCCGATTTCGGCGAGGAGATTCGTCAGTCCCATCTCGAGCGTCATCGGATGATTCCTTGGAAAGCCGGGGGCATGGCCTATTCACTCTACTCGTCGCCGCTGGCCGACTTGAATGGCGAGCCCTCATTCATTTTCGCGCGCGTCCTGATCTTTGTCATGTCGGGAGTGTGGTACGGCGGCGCGCCCGATGAAGGAGCCGGGGAGGCTTTCGTCGACGAGTCAAAGAAATTCCCGCCGCCCAAGCCGTTACCCTCCGGAATGCTCCTCGACAAAGCGCCAGTCGACGCGGCGCTGAAGGACAGATGGCTTGACGAGGGATGCGTGCTGGCGGTGTCGGAGGGCGTTATCATGGAAGCCTGTTTCAGGGCCTTGAACTCGCGCAGGATATAACTGTCGTCACGAGGGCGCTTTTCATCCAGCAGCAAGTCCCTGACGTGGGGCGCGGACCATTCCGACGGTTGGATGACCTGCTTCTTTTCGCGCAGCGCGGCGATATGTCCCTGAAGCGCGGTCAGTCGCGTCTGCGCCGATGCGATCTCCGCCGGCGACAGCTTGTCGCCGATAATTTCCGCGAGCCTCGCGTCGGAAAGAGTCTCAATCGCGCTGGCCATGGAAACATCGACGACGGGCGGCATCTCCACGCC
The DNA window shown above is from Methylocystis echinoides and carries:
- the hisG gene encoding ATP phosphoribosyltransferase, with the protein product MTQKLILATPSKGRLQENANAFFARAGLELTQGRGARDYRGAVAGLDGTEVGYLSASEITRRLAQGEAHFGVTGEDLVREEIADPDSKVELLAPLGFGHANVVVAAPQAWIDVRTMADLADVADGFRARHGRGLRVATKYVNTTRRFFAQNGVSDYRIVESSGATEGAPAAGSADLIVDITTTGATLAANALKVLDDGVILRSQANLVASLTAPWSETAREAARVILSRIAAEEAARTTRDVRATLPLDDAALGEALATFGATLRERHGETVTFACPTKQVAALADWLIGNGARSVTSAKLDYVFHAGNALWTRLAGRIR
- a CDS encoding type III secretion system chaperone, coding for MTLEMGLTNLLAEIGQYFAVGDLSLDEEGGGALRFGARTIVNLQYRPGEDVFFFYALLGAPAPDLDIYRDLLAANLFWEGTSGATLALSNDNPPNVVLTQAFHWRGKTGAQFARTIETFADVARDWSEMLSGESEDRSATPAPSDGEMAAMIRI